ACGGGTTAGCGGACGATAGTAGTCGCTCGAAAGATGTTCTTTGCGCACGAGTGCGCTATCTTCATAGACATAACGCCAAGTGCTGCATCGTCGTCCGGAATGGCCGGGATCAACGACTAGCGTTGAACCTGTGAAGAGTGTACCATCGGGAACTCGTTTGATTGGCATTGGCAGACGGGTTAGACCCGTCACTAATATCTTGATCTTCTTGTCCGGGGTTGGAGTTCCTAAAACGCGAGCGGTTATTGATCCTTGCTGAGTTGAAGTCGAAATAGCGATGGGCGCGGAGGTGTTATTCTGGAACTTCAAGTCTAAAAGGCCATAGACAACGGTCGCGTCACGTCCTGCTGGAATGTAGGCAACTGGGATTGCATGGCGGCTTCTTTGGACGATTTTTAAGTCAGCAAAAAGAACGGCATTATATATTGTTGAGGAGACCTGACATATTCCGCCTCCTAAGCCGGGGACTTTTTTGCCTTTGACAAGCACAGGAGCCGTTAGGAAACCGGTGCTCGATTCGCGTGGGCCGACTACTTTGTTATACGAAAATGTATCACCTGGAAAAAGTACCGTGCCGTTGATAGCTGCAGCCGCAGTTTGAATATTATGGCTGCGATTACCTTTCCAACCTGAAAAACGAGTTGTATAAGAAGACACAACACCCGTGATGTCGCTAACTTGGTCTTGAGTGATTCGC
This genomic stretch from bacterium harbors:
- a CDS encoding VanW family protein; amino-acid sequence: MILKFKIGIAVAVVSIAVIAFGVVTSRHGRAKAVAAEARDVASIQIAQIVNDWWSKHENVPLTWTADFALPKTLAPMTPRKLGIHPDLVATVNKTLTNTPAPQPDAVVPPPGMMPPPFDSSNIVWQVDQSKIQKAFYSIRKLTRPARDAKVKFIGGNVVVIPERIGARFDLNGAISSIKQALQTDQTIVTLSVLTDKPRITQDQVSDITGVVSSYTTRFSGWKGNRSHNIQTAAAAINGTVLFPGDTFSYNKVVGPRESSTGFLTAPVLVKGKKVPGLGGGICQVSSTIYNAVLFADLKIVQRSRHAIPVAYIPAGRDATVVYGLLDLKFQNNTSAPIAISTSTQQGSITARVLGTPTPDKKIKILVTGLTRLPMPIKRVPDGTLFTGSTLVVDPGHSGRRCSTWRYVYEDSALVRKEHLSSDYYRPLTR